From a single Triplophysa rosa linkage group LG1, Trosa_1v2, whole genome shotgun sequence genomic region:
- the sod3a gene encoding extracellular superoxide dismutase: MEQIIPKFSLVFLALHIINGELIFSGNTVISNIDAPRPEVIDFNNTIYATCEVTPIPDLPRGQPEISGQVLFKQVFPNGTLQVIVNLRGLPAIDPQIRAIHIHQYGDLSQGCVSAGPHYNPQGVDHPGHPGDMGNFVSERGIIRQILKLSEARLFGGQSILGRAVVVHQKEDDLGMGSDEESKRSGNAGKRIAGCVIGISSPRLWQAAVELFREVVKEVGADESTR; the protein is encoded by the coding sequence ATGGAGCAAATCATACCAAAATTCTCTCTGGTTTTTCTGGCACTACATATAATAAATGGTGAGTTAATCTTCTCTGGTAATACTGTTATTTCAAACATCGACGCTCCAAGGCCTGAAGTCATAGACTTTAACAACACAATCTACGCTACATGCGAAGTAACTCCTATCCCTGATCTACCACGTGGCCAGCCAGAGATCTCCGGACAAGTTCTCTTCAAGCAGGTCTTCCCCAACGGCACTTTACAAGTGATCGTCAACCTCCGCGGTTTGCCTGCCATTGACCCTCAAATCCGGGCCATCCACATCCATCAGTACGGTGACCTCAGTCAAGGCTGCGTCAGTGCCGGCCCTCATTACAATCCACAGGGCGTTGACCATCCAGGTCATCCTGGAGACATGGGCAACTTTGTTTCCGAGCGAGGAATTATACGGCAGATTCTCAAGCTCTCAGAGGCCAGGCTGTTTGGGGGTCAATCCATACTGGGACGTGCTGTGGTGGTTCATCAAAAGGAGGACGATCTGGGAATGGGGTCAGATGAAGAAAGTAAACGTAGTGGGAATGCTGGGAAAAGAATTGCTGGATGCGTCATTGGTATTAGCTCTCCGCGTTTGTGGCAGGCGGCTGTGGAGCTCTTTCGGGAGGTAGTGAAGGAGGTGGGTGCTGATGAAAGTACAAGATGA